In a single window of the Paenibacillus sp. MMS20-IR301 genome:
- a CDS encoding DHH family phosphoesterase, translating to MPKFLQRRWHGYHTVWAFLLMLVLIIVVSIYNWVLGVASLFLAGTLCFTMLQAELSFRRNLVEYINGLSFRIKRVEGEAVSMLPLGIILYSEDRTIEWHNRNAGKIFSRKSLVGEEMQELMPEVIASLPGNAPPKREHIHVKDSAMKDHRQEITVDDRYYQVVVIPSERLLYLYDITELVVLRERYEEEKLAIGIVMMDNLDEAAQGMDDQQRTSLIAKVASEITEWSKQFEVYLRRLSSERYLMLLNHRSLQALEESRFVVLDEVREMTADLKVPMTLSIGLAYGAESASELGALAQTSLDMALGRGGDQAAVKAGQRLSFYGGKSNAAEKRTRVRARVIAHALRDLMQESDRVLIMGHRTPDIDAIGAAIGLLKAAQMYNVEAHIVMEAPNPSITRMLEQIRRDEELYKTFIPTEQALQLMTEHTLLIVVDTHKASMTMEPRLVQYASRIVVVDHHRRGEEFINDAVLVYLEPYASSTCELVTELLQYIHDKIQISPLEATMLLAGITVDTKQFALHTGSRTFEAAGFLRRVGADTILIQRMLKEDLQEYISKAEIIKHARMIYDNIALVVTAPGMKIPQLLIAQTADTLLGMTNVVASFVISERPDGLIGISARSLGRMNVQVVMEKLGGGGHLSNAAVQLEGTSKEAEARLLKVLAEIESKEGLFE from the coding sequence ATGCCAAAATTTCTGCAAAGACGCTGGCACGGGTATCATACCGTGTGGGCGTTCTTGCTGATGCTGGTCCTGATTATAGTGGTCAGTATCTATAACTGGGTCCTCGGTGTTGCGAGCCTCTTCCTGGCCGGAACATTATGTTTCACTATGCTGCAGGCTGAGCTGTCGTTCCGCCGCAATCTTGTAGAATATATTAACGGCCTCTCCTTCCGGATTAAAAGGGTGGAGGGAGAAGCTGTAAGTATGCTTCCCCTGGGTATTATCCTCTACAGTGAAGACCGGACCATCGAATGGCATAACCGCAACGCAGGTAAGATCTTCTCACGCAAGTCACTGGTCGGTGAGGAAATGCAGGAGCTGATGCCGGAGGTTATCGCTTCACTGCCGGGCAATGCACCGCCGAAGCGGGAGCATATTCATGTTAAGGACAGCGCTATGAAAGATCACCGGCAGGAGATTACCGTTGATGACCGGTATTATCAGGTAGTGGTGATTCCAAGTGAACGTCTGCTGTACCTGTACGATATTACAGAGCTTGTAGTTCTGCGCGAACGGTATGAGGAAGAAAAGCTGGCGATCGGCATCGTAATGATGGACAATCTCGATGAAGCGGCCCAGGGCATGGATGACCAGCAGCGGACCTCGCTGATTGCCAAGGTAGCCAGTGAGATTACGGAGTGGAGCAAGCAGTTTGAGGTCTATCTGCGCCGCTTGTCCTCCGAGCGGTACCTGATGCTGCTGAATCACCGCAGCCTCCAGGCGCTGGAGGAGAGCCGGTTCGTCGTACTCGACGAGGTCCGGGAGATGACGGCGGATCTCAAGGTGCCAATGACGCTCAGCATTGGCCTCGCCTATGGTGCGGAATCGGCCAGCGAGCTTGGGGCACTGGCGCAGACGAGCCTTGACATGGCGCTGGGCCGGGGCGGTGACCAGGCAGCGGTGAAGGCGGGCCAGCGGCTCTCCTTCTATGGCGGCAAGAGCAATGCCGCCGAGAAGCGCACCCGGGTTAGGGCAAGAGTGATCGCCCATGCCCTGCGTGACCTGATGCAGGAGAGCGACCGGGTGCTGATTATGGGCCACCGGACGCCGGATATTGATGCGATCGGTGCAGCCATCGGCCTGCTCAAGGCGGCACAAATGTACAATGTGGAAGCACATATCGTAATGGAGGCACCGAATCCGTCCATTACCCGGATGCTGGAGCAGATCCGCAGGGATGAAGAGCTGTACAAGACCTTCATTCCGACGGAGCAGGCGCTGCAGCTGATGACTGAACACACGCTGCTCATTGTGGTCGATACCCACAAGGCTTCCATGACAATGGAGCCGCGGCTGGTACAGTATGCGAGCCGGATTGTGGTGGTGGATCATCACCGCCGGGGGGAAGAGTTCATCAATGATGCAGTGCTCGTATACCTGGAGCCGTATGCGTCTTCCACCTGTGAGCTGGTAACCGAGCTGCTGCAGTATATTCATGACAAAATCCAGATCAGTCCGCTGGAGGCAACGATGCTGCTGGCCGGCATTACAGTGGATACGAAGCAGTTCGCGCTCCATACCGGGTCACGGACCTTCGAGGCTGCCGGGTTCCTGCGCCGGGTCGGGGCCGATACGATACTTATTCAGCGCATGCTGAAGGAGGATCTGCAGGAGTATATCTCCAAGGCGGAGATTATCAAGCATGCACGGATGATCTACGACAATATTGCACTCGTTGTAACAGCACCGGGGATGAAGATTCCCCAGCTGCTGATTGCCCAGACCGCCGATACGCTGCTGGGAATGACGAATGTGGTGGCGTCCTTCGTCATCAGCGAGCGCCCTGACGGCCTGATCGGCATCAGCGCCCGGTCACTGGGGCGGATGAATGTGCAGGTTGTAATGGAGAAGCTGGGCGGCGGCGGACATCTGTCCAATGCAGCTGTGCAGCTTGAAGGAACAAGCAAGGAAGCAGAAGCCAGACTGCTTAAAGTGTTGGCGGAAATTGAATCGAAAGAGGGGTTATTCGAATGA
- a CDS encoding M23 family metallopeptidase, with translation MKGFKFMHRVGNLRSRDEAAAGPGAAGQQGNDTAGKPRVLHPETRPRRLRRSWIAASAGLILLAAFLVGAEKKHVAANTITYYKVLVKGEEIGTLSQESDLDKLFEEKRQEYQLKYPDSVMVLQTSGITTEEESAYKPEVDSEATLDKLDGMLKAYAVGVELTVDGKSLGIVKDQETAAAVLEAVKEHYAPQAEAAPEAKLKKTAAKVKTVAAAGTDKLESASIREEVTVVPVKADPNKVMSIDEAVKVLTEGKEEPLVYAVQEGDTVSAIASRFKITQAEIFRNNPAVKELTMQIGDELQLTVPQPDLTVVTVEQVSEQVVTEPEVIVRKSDQLAAGKRKVVRAGQTGLKTMQYRLTKENGLVVKEEWLGQTVVKESLPEVVYTGTKVVGEGTGMFAWPVAGATISSSYGERWGRAHKGVDLVSGNRTIKAADAGTVSFAGVQSGYGNVVIVNHNNGYVTYYGHLSSISVSVGQRLGQGSKIGIMGNTGRSTGTHLHFEIRKNGTAVNPMKYLK, from the coding sequence ATGAAAGGATTTAAGTTTATGCACCGGGTGGGGAACCTGCGGAGCCGCGATGAAGCAGCTGCAGGACCTGGAGCAGCAGGTCAACAAGGCAATGATACTGCCGGCAAGCCTCGGGTCTTACATCCAGAAACAAGGCCCCGCAGACTCCGGCGTTCATGGATTGCAGCTTCTGCCGGGCTGATCCTTCTCGCGGCCTTCCTGGTCGGAGCAGAGAAGAAGCATGTAGCGGCCAACACAATCACCTATTACAAGGTGCTGGTGAAAGGCGAGGAGATCGGAACTCTGAGCCAGGAATCTGATCTGGACAAGCTGTTTGAGGAGAAGAGGCAGGAGTATCAGCTTAAGTATCCTGACTCAGTGATGGTACTGCAAACCAGCGGCATCACTACAGAAGAGGAAAGTGCCTACAAGCCGGAGGTTGACAGCGAGGCTACACTGGACAAGCTGGATGGCATGCTCAAAGCCTATGCAGTCGGCGTAGAATTGACAGTTGACGGCAAATCGCTGGGGATTGTGAAGGACCAGGAGACGGCAGCAGCAGTGCTGGAGGCTGTGAAGGAGCACTATGCTCCGCAAGCGGAAGCAGCTCCGGAAGCGAAGCTGAAGAAGACAGCGGCCAAGGTGAAGACGGTAGCGGCAGCAGGAACGGATAAGCTGGAGTCGGCTTCAATCCGTGAAGAGGTGACTGTCGTTCCGGTCAAAGCCGACCCGAACAAGGTAATGAGCATTGATGAAGCGGTTAAGGTGCTGACAGAAGGCAAAGAAGAGCCGCTGGTCTATGCAGTACAGGAAGGCGATACCGTCTCCGCAATTGCTTCACGGTTTAAGATCACCCAAGCTGAGATTTTCCGCAATAACCCTGCGGTTAAGGAATTGACAATGCAGATCGGCGACGAGCTGCAGCTGACCGTACCCCAGCCTGATCTTACGGTAGTGACTGTGGAGCAGGTATCCGAACAGGTGGTAACGGAGCCGGAAGTCATCGTACGCAAGAGTGACCAGCTGGCAGCCGGTAAACGCAAGGTCGTCCGTGCCGGACAGACCGGGCTTAAGACCATGCAGTACAGGCTGACCAAAGAAAATGGGCTGGTTGTAAAAGAAGAGTGGCTGGGACAGACGGTAGTAAAGGAATCACTGCCCGAAGTCGTCTACACAGGAACCAAGGTTGTCGGTGAAGGAACCGGAATGTTCGCCTGGCCGGTTGCCGGAGCTACTATATCAAGCAGTTACGGTGAGCGCTGGGGACGGGCACATAAAGGAGTCGATCTCGTATCCGGGAACCGTACCATTAAGGCTGCTGATGCCGGAACCGTAAGCTTCGCCGGTGTACAGAGCGGATACGGCAATGTGGTTATTGTTAATCATAACAACGGATACGTTACTTATTACGGTCATTTGAGCTCAATTTCCGTCTCTGTCGGGCAGAGGCTCGGACAAGGCAGCAAAATAGGCATTATGGGCAACACCGGCCGGTCGACCGGCACGCATCTGCATTTTGAAATCCGCAAGAACGGCACAGCCGTCAATCCGATGAAATACCTGAAATAA
- the dnaB gene encoding replicative DNA helicase, producing the protein MGGDLFFDRIPPQNLEAEQAVLGAVLLSDEALITAMERVNTEDFYDKPHQMIFEAMVQLGEESQPIDLITLTSRLQDKGELEDIGGVSYLAKLAHAVPTAANVDYYAQIIEEKAMLRRLIRTATQIVSEGYTGGEDVGIMLSDAERRILEISNRRSGSGFIAIRDVVMEVFDRVELLHQNKGNTSGIPSGFVDLDHMTNGFQRNDLIIVAARPSVGKTAFALNICQNVAVRANETVAIFSLEMSAAQLVQRMICAEANLDANIMRTGEFKNDDDWSKLTMGIQALGESEIYIDDTPGITVTDIRAKCRRLKKEKGLGMIVIDYLQLIQGRGKAGENRQQEVSEISRTLKQIARELEVPVIALSQLSRGVEQRQDKRPMMSDLRESGSIEQDADIVAFLYRDDYYNQDTEKKNIIEIIIAKQRNGPVGTVELVFLKNFNKFVNYERAHAEPFAG; encoded by the coding sequence ATGGGTGGAGATCTCTTTTTCGATCGGATTCCCCCGCAGAATCTGGAGGCGGAGCAGGCCGTGCTCGGTGCTGTTCTGCTGTCGGATGAGGCGCTTATAACCGCAATGGAGCGGGTGAATACCGAAGACTTCTACGATAAACCGCATCAGATGATATTTGAGGCGATGGTACAGCTTGGAGAAGAGAGCCAGCCGATTGACCTGATTACACTGACCTCCCGGCTTCAGGATAAGGGAGAGCTTGAGGATATCGGCGGTGTCAGCTATTTGGCTAAGCTGGCCCATGCAGTGCCGACTGCAGCCAATGTGGACTACTATGCACAGATCATCGAAGAAAAGGCGATGCTGCGGCGGCTCATCCGTACAGCGACGCAGATTGTCAGCGAGGGCTATACCGGCGGTGAGGATGTAGGCATCATGCTGAGTGATGCCGAACGCCGCATCCTGGAAATCTCCAACCGGCGCAGCGGCAGCGGCTTCATTGCTATCCGCGATGTAGTAATGGAGGTATTTGACCGGGTGGAACTGCTCCATCAGAATAAGGGCAATACCTCGGGTATTCCAAGCGGCTTCGTTGATCTGGACCACATGACCAACGGCTTTCAGCGGAATGACCTGATCATTGTAGCAGCCCGGCCTTCTGTCGGAAAGACGGCGTTTGCCTTGAATATATGCCAGAATGTAGCGGTCCGGGCCAACGAGACCGTCGCCATTTTCAGTCTGGAAATGTCGGCGGCGCAGCTGGTTCAGCGTATGATCTGTGCCGAAGCTAATCTGGACGCCAATATTATGCGTACCGGCGAATTCAAGAACGATGATGACTGGTCCAAGCTGACGATGGGCATCCAGGCCTTGGGTGAGTCGGAAATATACATTGATGATACGCCCGGGATTACAGTTACTGATATTCGCGCTAAATGCCGCAGGCTGAAGAAGGAAAAAGGTCTTGGCATGATCGTCATCGACTACCTGCAGCTGATTCAGGGCCGCGGTAAAGCGGGGGAGAACCGCCAGCAGGAAGTATCAGAAATCTCACGTACCCTGAAGCAGATTGCCCGTGAACTTGAGGTGCCTGTCATTGCTCTGTCCCAGCTCAGCCGCGGCGTAGAGCAGCGGCAGGATAAACGGCCGATGATGAGTGACCTTCGTGAATCGGGTTCAATCGAGCAGGATGCGGATATCGTAGCGTTCCTGTACCGTGATGATTACTACAATCAGGATACCGAGAAGAAGAATATTATTGAGATTATTATCGCCAAACAGCGTAACGGTCCCGTAGGCACGGTGGAGCTTGTATTCCTGAAGAACTTCAACAAGTTCGTCAACTACGAGCGGGCACATGCCGAACCATTTGCAGGTTAG
- the yycF gene encoding response regulator YycF, with amino-acid sequence MQMGTILVVDDEQPIADILKFNLEKEGYEVICAFDGNSAVELALSSRPDLMLLDLMLPGKDGMDVCREVRAAHLDIPIIMLTAKDGEIDKVLGLELGADDYVTKPFSTRELLARVKAQMRRQHKPALSEAPSESVESKQGVYHFGLFIDTDMYLVYKDGEPLDLTHREYELLYYMIRHAGKVMTREHLLQAVWGFEYFGDVRTVDVTIRRLREKIEENPSKPEYIFTRRGLGYLMHSPKSGGL; translated from the coding sequence ATGCAAATGGGAACGATTCTGGTAGTGGATGATGAACAGCCTATTGCTGATATATTGAAATTCAATCTGGAAAAAGAGGGCTACGAGGTCATCTGTGCCTTCGACGGCAACAGTGCTGTCGAGCTGGCGTTATCCAGCCGTCCTGACCTGATGCTGCTTGATCTGATGCTGCCCGGCAAGGACGGGATGGATGTGTGCCGTGAGGTGCGTGCTGCGCATCTGGATATTCCGATTATTATGCTTACCGCCAAGGACGGGGAGATTGATAAGGTGCTGGGCCTTGAGCTGGGCGCGGATGATTATGTGACCAAGCCGTTCAGTACCCGCGAGCTGCTGGCCCGGGTCAAAGCCCAGATGCGCCGTCAGCATAAGCCGGCCTTGTCCGAGGCACCGAGTGAAAGTGTAGAGAGCAAGCAGGGGGTGTACCACTTCGGCCTGTTCATTGATACGGATATGTATCTGGTCTATAAGGACGGCGAGCCGCTGGATCTGACGCACCGCGAATATGAGCTGCTCTACTATATGATCCGCCATGCCGGCAAAGTAATGACCCGGGAGCATCTGCTGCAGGCAGTCTGGGGCTTCGAGTACTTCGGGGATGTGCGTACCGTTGATGTAACCATCCGCCGGCTGAGAGAGAAAATTGAGGAGAATCCAAGCAAGCCGGAATATATATTCACCCGGCGCGGACTCGGTTATTTAATGCATAGCCCCAAAAGTGGAGGGCTGTGA
- the walK gene encoding cell wall metabolism sensor histidine kinase WalK — MQLIGVYFVSSMKNSLTDNFTKDLKARAEMLSILTADKFGSETGTADEESAAESLRGMVNNLYINGAEIQVLDASGKIITTSVPSQNDYIGQRNTQTVVSRALQGISDNEEYIIADDNVRKKVVAKPVISGDKVVGAIYIAADMKDLYATMSRINSVFLSGLLLALALTAVLGVILAHTITHPIKEMTKHATAVAEGRFNRKVPVFGNDEIGQLSQAFNYMTDRLREALSQNEEEKEKLSSILANMSDGVVATDESGAVILMNTRAALMLGAEGPLPEGAPLDELLGLDHEQAGSLAEGNAQSAMLHLSPMGGEDPNIVRVTFTPIHRREGGRIAGTIAVLQDVTEQENLEESRREFVANVSHELRTPLTTIKSYAEALDDGALDDPQLAVRFVGVIRNETERMIRLVTDLLHLSRLDSKESSLRIQQTDISEMLEDVADRFSFQIRQKRIHISTRVRKEVSSAWLDRDQIDQVLGNLVSNALKYTPEGGTIRLEALKSEDGMLAISVRDSGIGIPKKDIERIFERFYRVDKARSRNMGGTGLGLSIAREIVKAHGGSITLQSELNEGSLVTFTLPLMKHRGSEA; from the coding sequence ATGCAGCTGATCGGCGTCTATTTTGTCAGTTCGATGAAGAATTCACTGACCGATAATTTCACCAAGGATCTGAAGGCCCGGGCGGAGATGCTCTCCATCCTCACCGCTGATAAGTTCGGCAGCGAGACAGGGACGGCTGATGAGGAGTCGGCAGCAGAAAGCCTGCGCGGAATGGTGAACAACCTGTACATTAACGGTGCAGAGATTCAGGTGCTGGATGCGAGCGGCAAAATTATCACCACCTCTGTGCCTTCGCAGAATGATTATATCGGCCAGCGCAATACCCAGACTGTTGTCAGCCGTGCCCTGCAGGGAATCAGTGACAACGAGGAATATATCATTGCTGATGATAATGTGCGCAAGAAGGTTGTCGCCAAGCCGGTGATCTCCGGTGATAAGGTGGTTGGCGCGATCTATATCGCTGCTGACATGAAGGACCTGTATGCTACGATGAGCAGGATCAACAGCGTCTTCCTCTCCGGGCTGCTGCTGGCGCTGGCGCTAACGGCTGTGCTAGGGGTTATTCTTGCCCATACCATCACCCATCCGATTAAGGAAATGACCAAGCATGCCACTGCGGTGGCGGAAGGCCGGTTCAACCGGAAGGTTCCGGTATTCGGCAATGATGAGATCGGACAGCTCAGCCAGGCCTTCAACTATATGACAGACCGGCTGCGTGAAGCTTTGTCGCAGAATGAAGAGGAGAAGGAGAAGCTGTCCTCGATTCTTGCCAATATGAGTGACGGCGTGGTTGCCACCGATGAGAGCGGGGCGGTTATTCTGATGAATACCCGCGCTGCGCTGATGCTGGGTGCGGAAGGCCCGCTTCCGGAGGGCGCACCGCTGGACGAGCTGCTCGGGCTTGACCATGAGCAGGCCGGTTCGCTGGCAGAGGGCAATGCCCAGTCGGCCATGCTTCATCTCTCGCCGATGGGCGGAGAGGACCCTAATATCGTAAGAGTCACCTTCACTCCGATCCACCGCCGTGAAGGCGGACGGATTGCGGGGACGATCGCGGTACTCCAGGACGTAACCGAGCAGGAGAATCTGGAGGAATCGCGCCGGGAGTTCGTAGCGAATGTATCGCATGAGCTGCGGACGCCGCTGACTACGATTAAGAGCTATGCGGAGGCGCTTGATGACGGGGCGCTCGATGATCCGCAGCTTGCCGTGCGGTTCGTCGGGGTTATCCGCAACGAGACTGAGCGGATGATCCGGCTGGTGACTGACCTGCTGCATCTGTCCCGCCTGGACTCCAAGGAATCCAGCCTGCGCATACAGCAGACCGATATTTCAGAGATGCTGGAGGATGTTGCCGACCGCTTCTCCTTCCAGATCCGCCAGAAGCGGATTCATATCAGTACCAGAGTGCGCAAGGAGGTATCTTCGGCCTGGCTGGACCGTGATCAGATTGATCAGGTGCTGGGCAACCTGGTCTCCAATGCGCTGAAATATACACCCGAAGGCGGAACCATCCGGCTGGAGGCGCTTAAGAGTGAGGATGGCATGCTGGCTATTTCAGTCCGTGACTCCGGGATCGGGATTCCGAAAAAGGATATTGAACGCATCTTTGAACGCTTTTACCGCGTGGATAAGGCCCGCTCGCGGAATATGGGCGGGACAGGCCTCGGGCTGTCCATTGCCCGGGAAATTGTCAAAGCACACGGCGGTTCCATTACCCTGCAATCTGAGCTGAATGAAGGCTCACTGGTCACGTTCACGCTGCCTTTGATGAAGCATAGGGGGAGTGAAGCGTGA
- a CDS encoding two-component system activity regulator YycH: MKEKVKSWVLTLLILGSLIESYYLIYRLPGSDSAVLSENLYVKTDNMGPQEKVENLLYPDKMIIHMGENKHTLFYPSSTFYNLILNRLKGRSFESFQRRSVQDFDWNKIRSENSGIELSFGAGIPVTLLQRVMQISPDSLFEGESIDRIWIYNIKNDSKAHAIFFSTRGDIVYEAAKADLTVQDVQQHVDFGKNLTPYTAVNGDYYVPEASVPLVEVVTPAAMYTIEQMQSNLFFDAGSTRYIPEKDGSKIYTDSKRSLQVDQEQNWMSYSVPAALPDGESTAAKDALEAVDFVNGHGGWNGTYRLAATEEGSQDREVSFQQYYGTYPSGSYPIMSNPQLPYGIIRLELQQGTVSSYERSLMYMDETKSEKTIVELTGGESLKQRLAQIGSSLRVIDLTPAYMPALTGDKLQLHPVWRVTLSDGSVLMLN, from the coding sequence GTGAAGGAAAAAGTGAAATCATGGGTGCTTACCCTGCTAATTCTGGGGAGTCTGATAGAGAGCTATTACTTGATCTACAGGCTTCCAGGCAGTGACTCGGCAGTGCTGTCAGAGAATTTGTATGTGAAGACTGATAATATGGGCCCTCAAGAAAAGGTCGAGAATCTGCTCTATCCCGATAAAATGATTATTCATATGGGTGAGAACAAGCATACGCTGTTCTATCCCAGCTCAACCTTCTATAATCTGATTCTGAACCGCTTGAAGGGACGAAGCTTCGAGAGCTTCCAGCGGCGTTCAGTCCAGGATTTCGACTGGAATAAAATCCGCAGTGAGAATTCCGGCATTGAATTGTCCTTCGGGGCAGGAATTCCGGTAACGCTGCTGCAGCGGGTAATGCAGATCTCGCCGGATTCGCTGTTTGAAGGAGAAAGCATTGACCGGATCTGGATCTACAATATCAAGAATGACTCCAAGGCGCATGCTATCTTCTTCAGCACACGCGGAGATATCGTGTATGAGGCGGCTAAGGCTGACCTTACCGTTCAGGATGTCCAGCAGCATGTTGATTTCGGCAAGAACCTGACGCCGTATACTGCTGTAAACGGTGATTACTATGTGCCTGAGGCGTCAGTTCCGCTTGTTGAAGTAGTGACGCCTGCCGCTATGTATACTATTGAGCAAATGCAGAGTAACCTGTTCTTCGATGCCGGAAGTACAAGATATATTCCGGAGAAGGACGGTTCCAAAATCTATACAGACAGCAAACGCAGCCTGCAGGTAGACCAGGAACAGAACTGGATGAGCTACAGTGTTCCGGCTGCGCTGCCTGACGGGGAAAGCACTGCGGCGAAGGATGCGCTCGAGGCGGTTGATTTCGTCAACGGGCATGGCGGCTGGAACGGAACGTACCGGCTGGCTGCGACAGAAGAGGGAAGTCAGGACCGGGAGGTTTCTTTCCAGCAATATTACGGCACCTATCCGTCAGGCTCTTACCCGATCATGAGCAATCCCCAGCTTCCTTATGGAATCATCCGGCTCGAGCTGCAGCAGGGGACCGTCTCTTCATATGAGCGTTCTCTAATGTATATGGACGAGACTAAGTCGGAGAAAACGATTGTTGAGCTGACCGGCGGTGAATCCCTGAAGCAGCGGCTGGCCCAGATCGGCAGCTCCCTGCGGGTCATTGATCTGACCCCGGCCTATATGCCTGCGCTGACAGGGGACAAGCTGCAGCTTCATCCGGTATGGCGGGTCACGCTCAGTGACGGCAGTGTACTGATGCTGAATTAG
- a CDS encoding adenylosuccinate synthase: MSTVVVVGTQWGDEGKGKITDYLAESADVVARYQGGNNAGHTILIDGKKYKLSLIPSGVFYKEKTCVIGNGMVINPEALIQEINYIHENGFDTKNLVISDRAHVIMPYHMLLDALEEDRKGPNKIGTTRKGIGPAYMDKAARNGIRIADLMDAEEFELRLRPLMEEKNQVITQVYGAEPLDVEEILVKYLEYAEVLRGYVTDTSVVLNDAIDNGESKVLFEGAQGVMLDIDQGTYPFVTSSNPSAGGVCIGSGVGPSKIKQVIGVAKAYTTRVGDGPFPTELNDATGDYIRETGHEYGTVTGRARRVGWFDSVVVRHARRVSGITGLSLNSLDVLSGLETVKICTGYKFRGEIITHYPASLKMLAECEAVYEELPGWSEDITSAKTLADLPENTRRYVERVSELTGIPISIFSVGRNREQTNQVLPIYI; the protein is encoded by the coding sequence ATGTCAACAGTAGTCGTCGTGGGAACACAATGGGGAGACGAAGGCAAAGGGAAAATCACAGATTATCTGGCGGAAAGCGCAGATGTGGTTGCCCGGTATCAAGGGGGTAACAATGCCGGTCACACGATTCTGATTGACGGAAAGAAGTACAAGCTGAGCTTGATTCCATCCGGTGTATTTTATAAAGAGAAGACTTGTGTAATCGGTAACGGAATGGTTATTAATCCGGAGGCGCTTATTCAGGAAATTAATTATATTCATGAGAATGGCTTCGATACGAAGAATCTGGTCATCAGCGACCGTGCCCATGTTATTATGCCATATCATATGCTGCTCGACGCTCTGGAAGAAGACCGCAAGGGCCCGAACAAAATCGGTACTACCCGCAAGGGAATCGGCCCTGCCTATATGGATAAGGCTGCCCGTAACGGGATCCGTATCGCTGATCTGATGGATGCTGAAGAGTTCGAGCTCAGACTCCGTCCGCTGATGGAAGAGAAGAACCAGGTGATCACTCAGGTATACGGCGCAGAGCCGCTGGATGTGGAAGAGATTCTGGTGAAATACCTGGAGTATGCCGAAGTGCTGCGCGGGTATGTAACCGATACTTCCGTTGTGCTGAATGATGCTATTGATAACGGGGAATCCAAGGTGCTGTTCGAAGGCGCGCAGGGAGTAATGCTGGATATCGACCAGGGTACTTATCCGTTCGTAACTTCGTCGAATCCTTCGGCAGGCGGCGTATGTATCGGTTCAGGTGTTGGCCCGTCCAAGATCAAGCAGGTTATCGGTGTAGCCAAAGCTTATACTACCCGTGTTGGCGACGGTCCGTTCCCTACAGAACTGAATGATGCTACTGGTGATTATATCCGTGAAACCGGACATGAGTACGGTACAGTAACCGGCCGCGCGCGCCGCGTGGGCTGGTTCGATAGCGTAGTTGTACGCCATGCCCGCCGTGTGAGCGGAATTACAGGCCTGTCCCTGAACTCGCTGGATGTGCTGAGCGGCCTGGAAACCGTGAAGATCTGCACAGGCTACAAGTTCCGCGGGGAGATTATCACGCATTATCCGGCCAGTCTCAAGATGCTGGCAGAATGCGAAGCGGTGTATGAGGAGCTTCCGGGCTGGAGCGAGGATATCACGTCTGCGAAGACGCTGGCTGATCTTCCGGAGAATACCCGCAGATATGTTGAACGTGTCTCGGAGCTGACCGGAATTCCGATCTCCATCTTCTCCGTAGGCCGCAACCGGGAGCAGACAAACCAGGTGCTGCCAATCTATATTTAA
- the rplI gene encoding 50S ribosomal protein L9, translated as MKVIFIKDVKGQGKKGQVKEVSEGYAANFLLPRGLVRPATEGNVKTLENQAAAEQRRKDQEKEEAVQLGKKLDELTLVMKAKAGEGGRLFGAITSKQIGETLASTQGIVIDKRKIELSDPIRHVGTFRVTVKLHTEVKANLTVQVTEE; from the coding sequence ATGAAGGTCATTTTCATCAAGGATGTTAAAGGGCAAGGCAAGAAGGGTCAGGTTAAAGAGGTATCTGAAGGGTATGCAGCGAACTTCCTGCTGCCGCGCGGACTGGTCCGTCCGGCAACCGAAGGCAATGTGAAGACGCTGGAGAATCAGGCAGCCGCGGAACAACGCCGTAAGGACCAGGAGAAAGAGGAAGCGGTGCAGCTTGGCAAGAAGCTTGATGAGCTGACGCTCGTGATGAAGGCTAAAGCAGGCGAAGGCGGCCGGCTGTTCGGCGCGATTACCAGCAAGCAGATCGGTGAAACACTGGCATCCACGCAGGGCATTGTAATCGACAAGCGCAAGATTGAGCTGAGTGATCCGATCCGCCATGTAGGCACATTCCGGGTAACAGTAAAGCTGCACACTGAAGTAAAGGCTAACCTCACGGTTCAGGTAACGGAGGAGTAA